One segment of Pelecanus crispus isolate bPelCri1 chromosome 2, bPelCri1.pri, whole genome shotgun sequence DNA contains the following:
- the LOC104038231 gene encoding ovalbumin, with translation MGSIGAASTEFCFDVFKELKVQHVNENIFYSPLSIISALSMVYLGARENTRAQIDKVVHFDKITGFGEPIESQCGISVSVHTSLKDMITQITKPSDNYSLSFASRLYAEETYPILPEYLQCVKELYKGGLETISFQTAADQARELINSWVENQTNGMIKNILQPGSVDPQTEMVLVNAVYFKGMWEKAFKDEDTQAVPFRMTEQESKPVQMMYQIGSFKVAVMASEKIKILELPYASGELSMLVLLPDDVSGLEQLETAITLDKLTEWTSSNAMEERKMKVYLPRMKIEKKYNLTSVLIALGMTDLFSSSANLSGISSAESLKMSEAIHEAFLEIYEAGSEVVGSTEAGMEVTSVSEEFRADHPFLFLIKHNPTNSILFFGRCLSP, from the exons ATGGGCTCCATTGGTGCAGCAAGCACGGAATTTTGTTTTGATGTATTCAAGGAACTGAAAGTCCAGCATGTCAATGAGAACATCTTCTACTCCCCCTTGAGCATCATTTCAGCCCTGTCCATGGTCTACCTAGGTGCAAGAGAAAACACCAGGGCTCAGATTGATAAG GTTGTTCACTTTGATAAAATCACAGGATTTGGAGAGCCTATTGAATCTCAg TGCGGCATATCTGTAAGCGTCCACACTTCGCTTAAAGACATGATCACCCAAATCACCAAACCAAGTGACAATTATTCGCTCAGCTTTGCCAGTAGACTTTATGCTGAAGAGACATACCCAATCCTACCG GAATACTTACAATGTGTGAAGGAACTGTATAAAGGAGGCTTGGAAACTATCAGCTTTCAAACAGCTGCAGATCAAGCAAGAGAGCTCATCAATTCCTGGGTTGAAAATCAGACAAATG GAATGATCAAAAACATCCTTCAACCGGGCTCTGTGGATCCCCAGACTGAAATGGTCCTTGTTAATGCTGTTTACTTCAAAGGAATGTGGGAGAAAGCTTTTAAGGATGAAGACACGCAGGCAGTGCCTTTCAGAATGACTGAG CAAGAAAGCAAACCTGTGCAGATGATGTATCAGATTGGTTCATTTAAAGTGGCAGTGATGGCTTCTGAGAAAATTAAGATCCTGGAGCTTCCATATGCCAGCGGGGAGCTGAGCATGTTGGTGCTGTTGCCTGATGATGTCTCTGGCCTGGAGCAG CTTGAGACTGCAATCACCTTAGACAAACTCACGGAGTGGACCAGTTCTAATGCcatggaagagaggaaaatgaaagtgtACCTCCCGCGCATGAAGATTGAGAAAAAATATAACCTCACATCTGTCTTAATAGCCTTGGGTATGACCGACCTGTTCAGCTCATCAGCCAATCTCTCTGGCATCTCTTCAGCGGAGAGCCTGAAGATGTCTGAAGCCATCCATGAGGCGTTTCTGGAAATCTATGAAGCAGGCAGCGAGGTGGTAGGCTCAACAGAAGCTGGGATGGAGGTTACAAGTGTCTCTGAAGAGTTTAGGGCTGACCACCCTTTCCTCTTCTTGATCAAGCACAACCCAACCAACAGCATCCTCTTCTTTGGCAGATGCCTTTCCCCTTAA
- the LOC104027794 gene encoding leukocyte elastase inhibitor: MEALNKANTSFALDFFKHECQEDGNKNILFSPLSISSALATVYLGAKGNTADQIAKVLHFNKAEGAINVITTIKMQVYSRMEEHLSNQYACSQKTEIGKPGNIHTGFKALNFEINQPTKNYLLTSVNQLYGEKTLPFSKEYLQLAKKYYNAEPESVDFVGAADESRKEINSRVKHQTEGKIQNLLPPGSVDSLTRLVLINVLYFKGNWAMKFEADATRQRPFRINTHTTKPVPMMYLSDKFNWTYVESVQTDVLELPYVNNDFSMFILLPSDITGLPKLERELTFENLSAWTSPELMEKIKMEVYLPRFTLEEKYDLKSTLSRMGIQDAFSEGQADFTGMSENSELVLSQVFHKCYLEVNEEGTEAAAASSAALASRSLGATIIFVADHPFVFFIRHNKTKSILFLGRFSSP, from the exons ATGGAAGCTTTGAATAAAGCAAACACAAGCTTTGCTCTTGACTTTTTCAAACACGAGTGTCAGGAAGATGGTAACAAGAATATTTTGTTCTCCCCTTTAAGTATTTCATCTGCCCTGGCTACTGTTTATTTGGGAGCCAAAGGTAACACTGCAGATCAGATAGCAAAG GTACTTCATTTTAACAAAGCTGAAGGAGCCATAAATGTCATCACGACCATAAAAATGCAAGTCTATTCCAGGATGGAAGAGCATCTATCGAATCAATATGCCTGTTCCCAGAAG aCAGAAATTGGCAAACCGGGTAATATACATACTGGGTTTAAAGCACTCAACTTTGAAATCAACCAACCCACTAAAAATTACCTGCTTACAAGTGTCAACCAGTTATATGGAGAAAAAACATTGCCTTTCAGTAAG GAATACTTACAGTTAGCCAAGAAATACTACAATGCAGAGCCAGAATCAGTTGACTTTGTGGGAGCAgcagatgaaagcagaaaagagatcAATTCCAGGGTCAAACACCAGACTGAAG GTAAAATCCAAAATCTGCTGCCTCCTGGATCCGTAGATTCGCTCACCAGGCTAGTCCTGATAAATGTGCTCTACTTTAAAGGAAACTGGGCAATGAAGTTCGAAGCTGACGCTACCAGGCAAAGGCCTTTCAGAATAAACACG CATACAACTAAACCAGTGCCAATGATGTACCTGAGTGATAAATTTAACTGGACCTACGTAGAATCAGTCCAGACTGATGTTCTTGAGCTTCCATATGTCAATAATGACTTCAGCATGTTTATCCTGCTACCAAGTGACATCACCGGCCTACCAAAG CTGGAAAGGGAATTGACTTTTGAAAACTTGTCTGCATGGACCAGCCCAGAATtaatggagaaaattaaaatggaggTTTATCTGCCCAGGTTCACGTTAGAAGAGAAATATGACCTCAAATCTACTTTGAGCAGGATGGGGATACAAGATGCCTTCAGTGAAGGTCAAGCTGATTTCACAGGAATGTCGGAGAACAGCGAGCTGGTTTTGTCGCAAGTTTTTCACAAGTGTTATCTGGAAGTCAATGAAGAAggcacagaggcagcagctgccagttCAGCAGCACTGGCATCACGAAGTCTTGGTGCTACCATTATTTTTGTAGCAGATCACCCTTTCGTCTTCTTTATCAGGCACAACAAGACCAAGAGTATCCTCTTCTTGGGAAGGTTCTCTTCCCCCTAG
- the LOC104027793 gene encoding heterochromatin-associated protein MENT translates to MELVSTSIGKFTVDLFNTLNEKNKGKNIFFSPWSISSALALLCLGAKGNTATEIAEVLHFTQAAGAGPSSSVARPSRGRPKRRKMDPEHEQAEDLHSGFKELLTAINKPKNSYSLRSANRIYVENTFTLLPRYLQLSKNYYKAEPQKVNFKAAPEQCRKEINTWVEKQTEGKIKNLLNPGDVVNYTVLVLVNAIYFKAEWKEKFLAEYTELQPFQLSKNKTKPVKMMYMRHTFPVLIVETMNFKVIELPYVKHELSMLIFLPDDIKDSTTGLEQLERELTYEKLSEWTDSKKMTKTLVDLHLPKFTVKEKYDLTRDLNSMGMHRVFSSNADFSGIAENGGITVSKIIHKSFVAVDEKGTEAAAATANTTITSPGPGDHALKFKVDHPFHFFIRHNISKTILFFGRCCCPLE, encoded by the exons ATGGAACTGGTCTCAACATCAATTGGCAAGTTTACAGTTGATCTTTTCAACACgctgaatgagaaaaacaaaggcaaaaacattttcttttccccttggaGCATATCATctgctctggctctgctgtgcctgggtgcAAAAGGCAATACAGCAACAGAGATAGCAGAG GTTCTTCATTTCACtcaagcagcaggagctggaccCTCTTCTTCTGTGGCCAGACCTTCTCGGGGGAgaccaaaaagaagaaaaatg GATCCTGAGCATGAGCAAGCTGAAGATCTCCATTCTGGCTTCAAAGAGCTCCTGACTGCCATCAACAAACCTAAGAACTCCTACTCGCTGAGAAGTGCCAACCGCATTTACGTGGAAAACACCTTCACTTTATTGCCA agataCCTGCAGCTCAGTAAGAACTACTACAAAGCAGAGCCTCAGAAGGTTAACTTTAAGGCAGCACCGGAacaatgcagaaaggaaatcaACACTTGGGTTGAAAAACAAACTGAGG GCAAAATCAAGAATTTGCTGAATCCAGGCGATGTGGTAAACTACACCGTCCTGGTCCTGGTAAACGCCATTTACTTCAAGGcagaatggaaagagaaatttttgGCAGAATATACGGAACTGCAACCCTTCCAACTGAGCAAG aACAAGACCAAGCCTGTGAAGATGATGTACATGAGACATACATTTCCAGTTCTTATTGTGGAAACAATGAATTTCAAAGTGATTGAGTTGCCGTATGTGAAACACGAACTCAGCATGCTCATCTTCCTTCCCGATGACATCAAAGACAGCACCACAGGTCTCGAACAG CTGGAAAGAGAACTGACGTATGAGAAGCTGTCTGAATGGACTGATTCCAAGAAGATGACCAAAACTCTTGTGGATCTGCACCTACCTAAGTTCACAGTGAAGGAGAAATATGATCTCACTCGTGATCTGAACAGCATGGGAATGCACAGGGTCTTCAGCAGCaatgctgatttcagtggaataGCTGAGAATGGTGGTATAACGGTCTCCAAAATAATTCACAAGTCTTTTGTTGCAGTTGATGAGAAAGGCACTGAGGCAGCTGCTGCTACTGCAAATACAACAATAACAAGTCCAGGACCTGGTGACCATGCTTTGAAATTTAAGGTTGACCACCCCTTCCACTTCTTTATCAGACACAATATATCCAAGACCATCCTCTTTTTTGGCAGATGCTGCTGTCCCCTAGAATGA